In Haloterrigena turkmenica DSM 5511, a single genomic region encodes these proteins:
- the hemL gene encoding glutamate-1-semialdehyde 2,1-aminomutase, with protein MNDDNSRDLYDRALSVMPGGVNSAVRAAIEPYPFFVQKGEGGHVIDADGNRYVDWVLGLGPLLLGHDLPEPVQAGIQQKASEGPMYGTPTEVEVDLAEFVVRHVPSVEKIRFVNSGTEATTSAVRLARGYTGRNKIVVMQGGYHGAQESTLVEGDHENPRPSSAGIPQSFAEHTLPVPFNDEDAVREVFEEHGDDIAAVLTEPILGNYGIVYPEEGYHEFLREITDEHGSLLIFDEVITGFRVGGLGCAQSEFGVTPDLTTFGKIIGGGFPVGAIGGRAEIVEQFTPSGDVFQAGTFSGHPVTMAAGLETLKFAAENDVYEHVNGLGDRLRRGLTDIVADQAPSYTVTGTDSMFKVIFTREGPGPDSLEEQCPAGCRQDPTCPRYDYSPKNAGDVKNAETERWRRIFWGQMKEQGVFLSQNQFECQFVSYGHTEDDVEETLEAYKHAL; from the coding sequence ATGAACGACGACAACTCTCGCGACCTGTACGATCGGGCGCTGTCGGTCATGCCCGGCGGAGTCAACTCGGCGGTTCGCGCGGCGATCGAACCCTACCCGTTCTTCGTACAGAAGGGCGAGGGCGGCCACGTCATCGACGCCGACGGCAACCGCTACGTCGACTGGGTGCTGGGTCTCGGTCCACTCCTGCTCGGCCACGACCTCCCCGAACCCGTCCAGGCGGGCATCCAGCAGAAGGCCAGCGAGGGGCCGATGTACGGCACCCCGACCGAGGTCGAGGTCGATCTGGCGGAGTTCGTCGTCCGCCACGTCCCCAGCGTCGAGAAGATTCGCTTCGTCAACTCGGGCACCGAGGCCACCACCTCCGCGGTCCGACTCGCACGCGGGTACACCGGCCGGAACAAGATCGTCGTCATGCAGGGGGGCTACCACGGCGCCCAAGAGTCGACGCTGGTCGAGGGCGACCACGAGAACCCGCGTCCCTCGTCGGCCGGGATCCCCCAGTCGTTCGCCGAGCACACGCTGCCGGTGCCGTTCAACGACGAGGACGCGGTTCGCGAGGTCTTCGAGGAACACGGCGACGACATCGCGGCGGTCCTCACCGAACCCATCCTGGGTAACTACGGCATCGTTTACCCCGAAGAGGGCTACCACGAGTTCCTCCGGGAGATCACCGACGAGCACGGCTCCCTGCTGATTTTCGACGAGGTCATCACCGGCTTCCGCGTCGGCGGCCTCGGTTGCGCCCAGAGCGAGTTCGGCGTCACGCCCGACCTGACCACGTTCGGCAAGATAATCGGCGGCGGCTTCCCGGTCGGCGCTATCGGCGGCCGCGCCGAAATCGTCGAGCAGTTCACCCCCTCCGGCGACGTCTTCCAGGCCGGCACCTTCTCCGGCCACCCCGTCACGATGGCAGCCGGGCTCGAGACCCTCAAGTTCGCCGCGGAGAACGACGTCTACGAGCACGTCAACGGGCTGGGCGACCGCCTGCGCCGCGGCCTGACCGACATCGTCGCCGATCAGGCCCCGAGTTATACGGTCACCGGCACCGACAGCATGTTCAAGGTGATCTTCACGCGCGAAGGCCCCGGACCGGACTCCCTCGAGGAGCAGTGTCCGGCCGGCTGCCGGCAGGACCCGACCTGCCCGCGCTACGACTACAGTCCCAAGAACGCCGGCGACGTGAAAAACGCAGAGACCGAGCGCTGGCGGCGCATCTTCTGGGGCCAGATGAAAGAGCAGGGGGTCTTCCTCTCGCAGAACCAGTTCGAGTGCCAGTTCGTCAGCTACGGCCACACCGAAGACGACGTCGAGGAGACCCTCGAGGCGTACAAGCACGCGCTGTGA
- a CDS encoding DUF6789 family protein, with the protein MSVSDRLRQLRATSDEREGPESMREQSRAEHALYSAIRGLQAGFVATIIMTAFRLPILRSLPPSANFWSQYVTGDDPEEHPFMGLVLHFVYGIQAGAIFGGLFALQDAERSIEPEQRGIVWGSIYGMVLSAFGSQFMLKELLDIRLDTDELALFHAGHLVYGLSLGAWVGSRTEGVEDPETEYEYDDGN; encoded by the coding sequence ATGTCCGTGTCCGATCGGTTACGACAGTTGCGTGCGACGAGCGACGAGCGGGAGGGTCCCGAATCGATGCGTGAGCAGTCACGCGCCGAACACGCCCTGTACTCGGCGATCCGCGGACTGCAGGCGGGGTTCGTCGCGACGATCATCATGACGGCGTTCCGACTGCCGATCCTGCGGTCGCTGCCGCCGTCGGCGAACTTCTGGTCGCAGTACGTCACCGGCGACGACCCCGAAGAGCACCCGTTCATGGGGCTCGTCCTCCACTTCGTCTACGGGATTCAGGCGGGGGCGATCTTCGGCGGCCTGTTCGCCCTCCAGGACGCCGAGCGATCGATCGAACCCGAACAACGCGGAATCGTCTGGGGGTCGATCTACGGGATGGTTCTCTCAGCCTTTGGCTCACAGTTCATGCTGAAGGAACTGCTGGACATTCGCCTCGACACGGACGAACTCGCGCTGTTCCACGCGGGCCACCTCGTCTACGGGCTCTCGCTGGGTGCCTGGGTCGGTTCGCGGACCGAGGGCGTCGAGGATCCCGAAACGGAGTATGAGTACGACGACGGGAACTGA
- a CDS encoding sensor histidine kinase, protein MRWPADTDIGSPERIPRYVVGFGVTLTLVLIGEIALYRVFVPTFVFRGVFLVGVITTIPFLVGIAFGGRWLRTSDLSPARYPRVVGWLLGGLVGFLFVNLALIVTMPTESWVQAVSWIRWAIALGAGIGLLVGCLEGRAIERTLAAERASLRAEHVEEQREYLDYLNGILRHEVLNTATIINGYASLLYEEAATTDQQRRWAEIVIAESEEMSTVIDDVRILLQSADGELQLEAIDLSRLLTDEVRKLEHKCGPVEVETSIPPDVSVRADDLVARVFGNLLSNAVEHNDASTPRVSVAVDPGPETVRVEIADNGPGIPDSTLETIFERTESHGSSHGIGLYLVRQLVSRYDGAVEVAETGPDGTTFAVELPAASESQSTASSSAHSTEAP, encoded by the coding sequence ATGCGCTGGCCCGCGGACACCGATATCGGCTCTCCCGAGCGAATCCCACGGTACGTAGTCGGCTTCGGCGTGACCCTGACGCTCGTTCTGATCGGTGAGATCGCACTGTACCGCGTGTTCGTACCCACGTTCGTCTTCAGAGGGGTGTTTCTGGTCGGCGTCATCACGACGATCCCCTTCCTCGTCGGAATCGCGTTCGGCGGGCGCTGGCTCCGGACCTCCGACCTCTCGCCGGCTCGGTATCCGCGGGTCGTCGGCTGGTTGCTCGGCGGACTGGTCGGCTTCCTGTTCGTCAATCTCGCGCTCATCGTCACGATGCCGACCGAGTCGTGGGTGCAGGCCGTCTCGTGGATCCGGTGGGCCATCGCGCTCGGCGCCGGAATCGGGTTACTCGTCGGCTGTCTCGAGGGCCGAGCCATCGAACGCACCCTGGCGGCCGAACGCGCCTCGCTCCGGGCGGAACACGTAGAGGAGCAACGGGAGTACCTCGACTACCTCAACGGCATCCTCCGCCACGAGGTGTTGAACACCGCGACGATCATCAACGGCTACGCGTCGCTGCTCTACGAGGAAGCGGCGACGACCGACCAACAACGCCGATGGGCCGAGATCGTGATCGCCGAGTCCGAGGAGATGTCGACGGTGATCGACGACGTGCGAATCCTGTTGCAGTCGGCCGACGGCGAGTTGCAACTCGAGGCAATCGACCTCTCCCGACTGCTGACCGACGAAGTGCGGAAACTGGAACACAAGTGTGGCCCCGTCGAGGTGGAGACGTCGATCCCGCCGGACGTCTCCGTTCGAGCCGACGACTTGGTCGCTCGCGTCTTCGGGAACCTCCTCTCGAACGCGGTCGAACACAACGATGCTTCGACGCCGCGCGTCTCGGTCGCGGTCGATCCCGGGCCCGAAACAGTCCGGGTCGAAATCGCGGATAACGGCCCCGGAATCCCCGACTCGACGCTCGAGACAATCTTCGAGCGCACCGAGAGCCACGGAAGCTCCCACGGGATCGGGCTGTATCTGGTCCGTCAACTCGTGAGCAGGTACGACGGCGCGGTCGAGGTGGCCGAGACGGGGCCGGACGGAACCACGTTTGCAGTCGAGCTTCCGGCGGCCAGCGAGTCGCAGTCGACCGCGTCCTCGAGCGCCCACTCGACGGAGGCGCCGTAA
- a CDS encoding cupin domain-containing protein — protein sequence MTSLSTTAAISNPVTGERIAFRERTEAGLRFEYALDPDGFAVGKVDHVHPGQRERIAVEEGRLGVRIGGDEWTATPGTRFAVPPGSDHTIWNDGDEPVRTTIELRPALESHRLFETLFGLAREGKTNGWGLPGPLQLAVIADAYRDEFALARVPLALQRALATATAPAGRLAGHRARYDRFSAE from the coding sequence GTGACTTCGCTATCGACGACGGCCGCTATCTCGAACCCGGTCACCGGCGAACGGATCGCGTTTCGAGAGCGAACCGAGGCGGGGCTGCGATTCGAGTACGCGCTCGATCCCGACGGGTTCGCCGTCGGCAAGGTCGACCACGTCCATCCCGGTCAGCGGGAACGGATCGCGGTCGAAGAGGGCCGACTCGGCGTTCGAATCGGGGGCGACGAGTGGACGGCGACGCCGGGGACTCGCTTCGCAGTGCCGCCCGGCTCCGACCATACGATCTGGAACGACGGCGACGAGCCGGTTCGAACGACCATCGAACTGCGGCCCGCGCTCGAGTCCCACCGGCTCTTCGAGACGCTGTTCGGGCTCGCTCGAGAGGGGAAGACCAACGGCTGGGGGCTGCCGGGTCCGCTGCAACTCGCCGTGATCGCCGACGCCTACCGCGACGAGTTCGCTCTCGCGCGCGTTCCGCTCGCGCTCCAGCGGGCGCTCGCGACGGCGACCGCTCCCGCCGGTCGGCTGGCGGGCCATCGGGCCCGCTACGATCGATTCAGCGCCGAGTAG
- a CDS encoding nitric-oxide reductase large subunit yields MRVSRKQLATFLAVIFVANLVVMGGGAWLSYENEPEIPETIVGPDGEPVATSDDVQSGKMVFQENGLMNQGSMLGRGSYYDVDYTADALELKTEHMRDYYAQEEHDTAYEDLESSEQAAIDAQVREELQSSEYTDGERVEYSAAEAYAHEQVRQDYVERYHEGDRGRGIQDGLIPTEEEAEQFADFALWTAWISHTDRPGTDVSFTNDFPYSPDAGNEAGGAVITWSVIAMVLLVAGAGVAIWLYQAVELPEPEAAGVSIPHPKEIDLTPSQLLSTRFVLIGALLFVLQTFMGGLLAHYYVERDDFFGLYEVFGIDILEYLPWTIARTWHVDLGILWIATMWLGAGLFLAPLLTGREPRKQALYIKGLIGALLVVAVGGLAGIWLGINNFFDGQLWWLLGNEGLEYLEIGRVWQAGLLVGFLGWTALVARGFKPLLDREPRYGLAHMIVYAGGSIGLLFMAGFLYTPKTNFVITEFWRWWVVHMWVEGVFEFFILVVIALTLVSMNLLTKKSAEKAVIFQAALVMGSGIIGVSHHYWWAGLPEVWLPIGSVFSTLEFIPLLFILYEALGQYRAMDAAGKDFPYRMAFYFIVASSVWNFFGAGVIGFFINLPVISYFESGTYLTVAHAHGAMFGAFGFLAMGMAVYILRVTTRDAHWSDRRLRWSFWLCNAGLALMLFLSLLPVGFLQLEVAFTEGYAASRSLEFYNGGLIQTLFWLRMPGDTLLIAGAIVFAWDVVVKLLFQRKPTAEETRSHVIADRIFGESDAVDPVDPVSDDD; encoded by the coding sequence ATGCGAGTCTCCAGAAAGCAACTGGCCACGTTCCTCGCGGTGATCTTTGTCGCGAACCTCGTCGTGATGGGCGGCGGGGCGTGGCTGTCCTACGAGAACGAACCCGAGATACCGGAGACGATCGTCGGCCCGGACGGCGAACCCGTCGCGACCAGCGACGACGTCCAGTCCGGGAAGATGGTCTTCCAGGAGAACGGGTTGATGAATCAGGGCTCGATGCTCGGTCGCGGTAGCTATTACGATGTCGACTACACGGCCGACGCCCTCGAGTTGAAGACCGAGCACATGCGCGACTACTACGCGCAAGAAGAGCACGATACGGCCTACGAGGACCTCGAGTCGTCCGAACAGGCCGCGATCGACGCGCAGGTTCGCGAGGAGCTGCAGTCGAGCGAGTACACCGACGGCGAGCGAGTCGAGTACTCCGCCGCGGAAGCGTACGCCCACGAGCAGGTGCGTCAGGACTACGTCGAGCGCTACCACGAGGGCGACCGCGGGCGCGGGATCCAGGACGGGCTGATCCCGACCGAGGAGGAGGCCGAGCAGTTCGCGGACTTCGCACTGTGGACCGCCTGGATCTCCCACACCGATCGCCCCGGCACCGACGTCTCGTTCACCAACGACTTCCCGTACTCGCCCGACGCGGGTAACGAGGCCGGTGGCGCAGTGATAACCTGGAGCGTCATCGCGATGGTGTTGCTGGTCGCTGGCGCCGGCGTCGCGATCTGGCTCTACCAGGCCGTCGAACTCCCCGAACCAGAGGCCGCGGGCGTCTCGATCCCCCATCCGAAGGAGATCGATCTCACCCCGAGTCAGTTACTGAGCACCAGATTCGTCCTCATCGGCGCGCTGCTGTTCGTCTTACAGACGTTCATGGGCGGGCTGCTCGCCCACTACTACGTCGAGCGAGACGACTTCTTCGGCCTCTACGAAGTCTTCGGCATCGACATCCTCGAGTACCTCCCGTGGACGATCGCCCGAACCTGGCACGTCGATCTGGGGATCCTCTGGATCGCCACGATGTGGCTCGGCGCCGGCCTCTTCCTCGCGCCGCTGCTGACGGGCCGCGAACCGCGCAAGCAGGCGCTGTACATCAAGGGCCTGATCGGCGCGCTGCTGGTGGTCGCCGTCGGCGGCCTCGCGGGCATCTGGCTCGGCATCAACAACTTCTTCGACGGACAGCTGTGGTGGCTCCTCGGTAACGAGGGCCTGGAATACCTCGAGATCGGTCGCGTCTGGCAGGCCGGCCTGCTGGTCGGTTTTCTCGGCTGGACCGCGCTCGTGGCCCGCGGGTTCAAGCCCCTGCTGGATCGGGAACCCCGCTACGGGCTGGCTCACATGATCGTCTACGCGGGCGGCTCGATCGGCCTGCTCTTTATGGCCGGCTTCCTCTACACGCCGAAGACGAACTTCGTCATCACGGAGTTCTGGCGCTGGTGGGTCGTCCACATGTGGGTCGAGGGCGTCTTCGAGTTCTTCATCCTCGTCGTCATCGCCCTGACGCTCGTCTCGATGAATCTCCTGACGAAGAAATCGGCCGAGAAGGCCGTCATCTTCCAGGCCGCGCTGGTCATGGGCAGCGGCATCATCGGCGTCTCTCACCACTACTGGTGGGCCGGCCTCCCCGAAGTCTGGCTGCCAATCGGCAGCGTCTTCTCGACGCTCGAGTTCATTCCGCTCCTCTTTATCCTCTACGAGGCGCTGGGACAGTACCGCGCGATGGACGCCGCCGGCAAGGACTTCCCCTACCGGATGGCCTTCTACTTCATCGTCGCCTCGTCGGTCTGGAACTTCTTCGGGGCCGGCGTCATCGGCTTCTTCATCAACCTGCCGGTGATCAGCTACTTCGAGAGCGGGACCTACCTCACGGTCGCTCACGCCCACGGCGCGATGTTCGGCGCCTTCGGCTTCCTCGCGATGGGGATGGCCGTCTACATCCTCCGGGTGACCACCCGCGACGCCCACTGGTCCGACCGACGGCTGCGCTGGTCGTTCTGGCTGTGCAACGCCGGGCTGGCGCTGATGCTGTTCCTCTCGCTGCTGCCCGTCGGCTTCCTCCAGCTCGAGGTTGCCTTCACGGAGGGCTACGCGGCCTCGCGCAGCCTCGAGTTCTACAACGGCGGGCTCATCCAGACGCTGTTCTGGCTGCGCATGCCCGGTGACACCCTCCTGATCGCCGGCGCGATCGTCTTCGCCTGGGACGTCGTCGTGAAGCTCCTCTTCCAGCGGAAGCCGACCGCCGAGGAGACCCGTAGCCACGTCATCGCCGACCGAATCTTCGGTGAGAGCGACGCCGTCGATCCCGTCGACCCGGTCAGCGACGACGACTGA
- a CDS encoding ammonium transporter — protein sequence MEPTLLQSETEIEMLMEAVNYTWILVATFLIFFMHAGFAMLEAGQVRSKNVANQLTKNLLTWSVGVTVFFLIGSTVEGLVAGNGFAFQFNAEAVSWMDWLYGAVFAMTAATIVSGAVAGRAKLRAYVTYTFLLAAVIYPVVTGMTWAGGHVESIVGTPFSDFAGGMIVHGMGGIAGLTAAWILGPRMDRYNDDGSANVIPGHSLTFAVLGTLILAFGWYGFNVGTSAIFTEGSFDGAILGRVALTTTLSMACGAMGAGLVALLKTGKVDTLYVANGLLAGLVGITAIPDASTWWGAILVGTLAGAQLPIVFGLTESIGIDDVCAVFPVHGSAGVLGTLLFPVVATTEYMNELGATRPEAFVAQVTGVVAITVWTVGMTALIWFLFKLAGQARVTPEHERNGLDVSEHGVDTYPEFGQPDVATDGGTDDGKVIRTDGGKPNDGELKMITAIIRPDKLGDVKKGLAEIGAPSLTVTNVSGRGSQPAKKGQWRGEEYTVDLHQKVKIECVVADIPAQDVVEAIGEAANTGEPGDGKIFVLPVEDAYQVRTGKTGQDAV from the coding sequence ATGGAGCCGACACTCTTGCAGAGCGAAACGGAGATCGAGATGCTGATGGAGGCGGTCAACTACACGTGGATCCTGGTCGCGACGTTCCTGATCTTCTTCATGCACGCCGGCTTCGCCATGCTCGAGGCGGGGCAGGTGCGCTCAAAGAACGTCGCCAACCAGCTGACGAAGAACCTGCTGACCTGGTCGGTCGGCGTGACGGTGTTCTTCCTGATCGGATCGACCGTTGAGGGACTCGTGGCCGGCAACGGCTTCGCGTTCCAGTTCAACGCCGAGGCTGTCAGCTGGATGGACTGGTTGTACGGCGCCGTCTTCGCGATGACGGCGGCAACCATCGTTTCCGGGGCCGTCGCCGGCCGTGCGAAACTCCGCGCGTACGTTACGTACACCTTCCTGCTGGCCGCGGTCATCTACCCAGTCGTTACCGGAATGACCTGGGCCGGCGGCCACGTCGAGTCGATCGTCGGCACGCCGTTCTCCGACTTCGCGGGCGGAATGATCGTCCACGGCATGGGCGGCATCGCCGGACTCACCGCCGCGTGGATCCTCGGACCGCGCATGGACCGGTACAACGACGACGGGAGCGCCAACGTCATTCCCGGTCACTCGCTGACCTTCGCCGTGCTCGGAACGCTCATCCTCGCGTTCGGCTGGTACGGCTTCAACGTCGGGACTTCGGCGATCTTCACCGAGGGCTCCTTCGACGGAGCCATCCTCGGTCGCGTCGCCCTGACCACCACGCTCTCGATGGCCTGCGGGGCGATGGGTGCCGGCCTCGTCGCGCTGCTCAAGACCGGCAAGGTTGACACGCTCTACGTTGCAAACGGCCTGCTCGCCGGCCTCGTCGGGATTACCGCGATCCCCGACGCCTCGACCTGGTGGGGCGCGATCCTCGTCGGTACGCTCGCCGGCGCACAACTCCCCATCGTCTTCGGACTCACCGAGAGCATTGGTATCGACGACGTCTGTGCGGTCTTCCCCGTGCACGGCTCGGCCGGCGTCCTCGGGACGCTGCTGTTCCCGGTCGTCGCCACGACCGAGTACATGAACGAACTCGGTGCCACCCGCCCCGAAGCGTTCGTCGCTCAGGTTACCGGCGTCGTCGCCATCACCGTCTGGACGGTCGGCATGACCGCCCTCATCTGGTTCCTCTTCAAGCTGGCGGGTCAGGCTCGAGTCACGCCCGAACACGAGCGCAACGGACTCGACGTCTCCGAACACGGCGTCGACACCTACCCCGAGTTCGGTCAGCCTGACGTCGCGACCGATGGCGGAACGGACGACGGCAAGGTCATTCGCACCGATGGCGGCAAGCCCAACGACGGCGAGCTTAAGATGATCACCGCGATCATCCGCCCCGACAAGCTGGGCGACGTCAAGAAGGGGCTCGCCGAGATCGGCGCGCCGTCGCTGACGGTCACCAACGTCTCTGGCCGCGGCTCCCAGCCCGCCAAGAAGGGCCAGTGGCGCGGCGAGGAGTACACGGTCGACCTCCACCAGAAGGTCAAGATCGAGTGCGTCGTCGCCGACATCCCGGCCCAGGACGTCGTCGAAGCCATCGGCGAGGCCGCTAACACCGGCGAACCCGGTGACGGCAAGATCTTCGTCCTGCCCGTCGAGGACGCCTACCAGGTCCGGACCGGTAAGACCGGACAGGATGCCGTCTAA
- the hemB gene encoding porphobilinogen synthase: MDLTHRPRRLRRDRVRGLVSETSLEPTDLIAPVFVDATTDERVPIESMPGHERVPIDEAVARVEEVLETGVEAVMLFGIPESKDPEGTRAWAEDGVIQEALRRITSETDAYVITDVCLCEYTDHGHCGPLEEELRNESGVAEDGPACEPTLTVDNDATLEALEKIVISHARAGADMVAPSGMMDGMVGTIREALDSAGYEHVPIMSYAAKYESAFYGPFRDAADGAPSFGNRRHYQMDPANSREALREVRLDAEQGADVMMVKPALPYLDIVSAVRREFDHPVAAYNVSGEYAMLHAAAEKGWLDLEEVALESLLSIKRAGADLILTYFAEDVARRLPAGQ; encoded by the coding sequence ATGGATCTCACACATCGTCCGCGGCGACTCCGACGAGATCGGGTGCGCGGCCTCGTCAGCGAGACGAGCCTCGAGCCGACCGACCTGATCGCGCCGGTGTTCGTCGACGCGACGACCGACGAGCGGGTACCGATCGAGTCGATGCCCGGTCACGAGCGGGTACCGATCGACGAGGCCGTCGCCCGCGTCGAGGAAGTCCTCGAGACCGGCGTCGAGGCGGTCATGCTGTTCGGCATCCCCGAGTCGAAGGACCCCGAGGGAACCCGCGCGTGGGCCGAGGACGGCGTCATTCAGGAAGCGCTTCGCCGGATCACGAGCGAAACTGACGCGTACGTCATCACCGACGTCTGTCTCTGCGAGTACACCGACCACGGCCACTGCGGTCCCCTCGAGGAGGAGCTCCGGAACGAAAGCGGTGTCGCCGAAGACGGCCCGGCCTGCGAACCGACGCTGACCGTCGATAACGACGCGACGCTCGAGGCGCTCGAGAAAATCGTTATCTCCCACGCCCGTGCGGGCGCGGACATGGTCGCCCCGAGCGGTATGATGGACGGCATGGTCGGAACGATCCGCGAAGCCCTCGATAGCGCGGGGTACGAACACGTCCCGATCATGAGCTACGCGGCCAAGTACGAGAGCGCCTTCTACGGCCCGTTCCGGGACGCCGCCGACGGCGCGCCCTCCTTTGGCAACCGGCGCCACTATCAGATGGACCCCGCGAACTCTCGCGAGGCGCTGCGAGAGGTTCGCCTCGACGCCGAGCAGGGCGCCGACGTCATGATGGTCAAGCCCGCCCTCCCCTATCTCGACATCGTCAGCGCGGTGCGTCGGGAGTTCGACCACCCGGTCGCCGCCTACAACGTCTCCGGCGAGTACGCGATGCTCCACGCCGCCGCCGAGAAAGGATGGCTGGATTTAGAGGAGGTAGCGCTCGAGTCGCTGCTGTCGATCAAACGCGCGGGCGCGGATCTGATTCTGACCTACTTCGCGGAGGACGTGGCGCGGCGACTGCCTGCCGGCCAGTAG
- a CDS encoding glutamate-cysteine ligase family protein, whose protein sequence is MNTSIEVEYWVVDTDGELTEPGALAEVSERTEREFVEPLFELKTPPCETIGELRATFAEQLEEVLSTAAAEEKRLVPLGTPINCGAIDRRPSERGRIQKEVLGEDFAYAKYCAGTHIHVEKRNVADQLNTLIALDAALALVNSSPYLDGERVANSARAHCYRKKCYGDLPKHGQLWHYVDTVGEWCRRLEDRYEEFKRAALEEGIDEVAIEDNFSTDNVVWTPIRLRDEMPTVEWRSPDAALPSQLLRLADDLEMVMERVHNTNVEVESVSDSRHAGHVTDDGIRLPTFETACEFANSAIDDGLESADVVGYLDRMGFSVDDYHPISTRIDGRQYVTRGDARDLRLEYANRLEEDVDELVETVGV, encoded by the coding sequence ATGAACACGAGCATCGAAGTCGAGTACTGGGTCGTCGACACGGACGGCGAACTCACCGAACCGGGTGCGCTCGCGGAGGTCTCCGAGCGGACCGAACGGGAGTTCGTCGAGCCGCTGTTCGAGTTGAAGACGCCCCCCTGTGAGACGATTGGCGAACTGCGGGCGACCTTCGCCGAGCAGCTCGAGGAGGTCCTCTCGACGGCGGCGGCCGAGGAGAAACGACTCGTCCCGCTGGGGACGCCGATCAACTGCGGCGCGATCGACCGCCGACCGAGCGAACGCGGGCGCATCCAGAAGGAGGTCCTCGGCGAGGATTTCGCCTACGCCAAGTACTGCGCCGGGACCCACATCCACGTCGAGAAGCGCAACGTCGCCGATCAGCTCAACACCCTGATCGCCCTGGACGCGGCGCTGGCGCTGGTCAACTCCTCGCCGTATCTCGACGGCGAGCGGGTGGCCAACAGCGCCCGCGCCCACTGCTATCGGAAGAAGTGCTACGGCGACCTCCCGAAACACGGCCAGCTCTGGCACTACGTCGACACCGTCGGCGAGTGGTGCCGCCGGCTCGAGGACCGCTACGAGGAGTTCAAACGGGCCGCCCTCGAGGAGGGAATCGACGAGGTGGCGATCGAGGACAACTTCTCGACCGATAACGTCGTCTGGACGCCGATCAGGCTGCGCGACGAGATGCCGACCGTCGAGTGGCGCTCGCCCGACGCGGCCCTGCCGAGCCAGTTGCTCCGACTGGCCGATGACCTCGAGATGGTGATGGAACGCGTCCACAACACGAACGTCGAGGTCGAGTCCGTAAGCGACAGCCGCCACGCCGGTCACGTCACCGACGACGGCATCAGGCTGCCCACGTTCGAGACCGCCTGCGAATTCGCCAACTCGGCGATCGATGACGGCCTCGAGTCGGCCGACGTCGTCGGCTACCTCGACCGAATGGGGTTCTCCGTCGACGACTACCACCCGATCTCGACGCGGATCGACGGCCGCCAGTACGTGACGCGAGGCGACGCGCGGGACCTCCGGCTGGAGTACGCGAACCGGCTCGAGGAGGACGTCGACGAACTAGTCGAGACGGTGGGCGTCTGA